From Streptomyces sp. TLI_105, the proteins below share one genomic window:
- a CDS encoding DoxX family protein, which produces MFIAYVVVAGLLALASAGSAFMTFTKNPQVVGSMAKVGVAEGALPWLATAKAAGALGLLAGLFVPLLGQAAAVGLVLYFAGAVISHLRVKDFELAPAAVLALIAATALVLRIASA; this is translated from the coding sequence ATGTTCATCGCCTATGTCGTCGTGGCGGGCCTGCTCGCCCTCGCCTCCGCCGGCTCCGCCTTCATGACGTTCACCAAGAACCCGCAGGTCGTCGGCAGCATGGCCAAGGTGGGCGTCGCGGAGGGCGCGCTGCCGTGGCTCGCGACGGCGAAGGCGGCGGGCGCGCTCGGCCTGCTCGCGGGGCTCTTCGTCCCGCTGCTCGGCCAGGCCGCGGCGGTGGGCCTGGTGCTCTACTTCGCCGGCGCCGTCATCTCCCACCTGCGCGTGAAGGACTTCGAGCTGGCACCGGCGGCGGTCCTCGCGCTGATCGCGGCGACCGCCCTGGTCCTGCGCATAGCCTCCGCCTGA
- a CDS encoding MarR family winged helix-turn-helix transcriptional regulator: protein MAALPTDRLGFLLSFRGELTGVRIRAALAVAGLHPRNAMTLMQLAPGATSQRELAVAMEIDPSQLVAILNELEAAGLAERRRDPADRRRHIVEITSAGTAALERIDEAVREAERELFGDLTEAEQTLLRGLLDRVVVDPAVHECGE, encoded by the coding sequence ATGGCAGCTCTCCCGACCGACCGCCTCGGCTTCCTCCTCTCCTTCCGCGGGGAGCTCACCGGCGTGCGCATCCGCGCCGCCCTGGCCGTCGCCGGACTGCACCCGCGCAACGCGATGACGCTGATGCAGCTCGCCCCCGGCGCCACGAGTCAGCGCGAGCTCGCCGTCGCGATGGAGATCGACCCGAGCCAACTGGTCGCGATCCTGAACGAGTTGGAGGCGGCCGGGCTCGCCGAGCGCCGCCGCGACCCGGCCGACCGGCGCCGCCACATCGTCGAGATCACCTCGGCCGGCACCGCCGCCCTGGAGCGCATCGACGAGGCCGTGCGCGAGGCCGAGCGGGAGCTCTTCGGCGATCTCACCGAGGCGGAACAAACCCTCCTGCGCGGCCTGTTGGACCGCGTCGTCGTGGACCCGGCCGTCCACGAATGTGGCGAGTAG
- a CDS encoding alpha/beta fold hydrolase, translating into MAETDTRTLETVGATLRYDVRPGAGPDGRPLLLIGSPMDASGFTTLASHFAERTVVTYDPRGAGRSERTDGAAETLPEEHADDLARLIEALGAGPVDVFASSGGAVNALALVARRGDLVHTLVAHEPPTAQVVPDREAALAVCADVHTTYLREGWGPAMAKFLALTSRKGEFPADWAEEPAPDPAAFGLPAEDDGSRGDPLLGQNMRGCTSYRPDFTALRTAPTRIVVAAGKESEATFAARAALAVAEGLGTPLAVFPSHHGGFLGGEFGQHGAPTEFAEALRAVLDGDRA; encoded by the coding sequence ATGGCCGAGACCGACACCCGCACCCTGGAGACCGTCGGCGCGACCCTGCGCTACGACGTGCGCCCCGGCGCCGGGCCCGACGGGCGACCCCTGCTGCTGATCGGCTCCCCCATGGACGCGAGCGGCTTCACCACGCTCGCCTCCCACTTCGCCGAACGGACCGTCGTGACGTACGACCCGCGCGGGGCGGGCCGCAGCGAGCGCACCGACGGCGCGGCGGAGACGCTCCCCGAGGAGCACGCCGATGACCTGGCCCGGCTGATCGAGGCGCTCGGTGCCGGCCCCGTGGACGTCTTCGCCAGCAGCGGCGGCGCCGTCAACGCCCTCGCCCTGGTGGCCCGTCGCGGCGACCTCGTGCACACCCTCGTCGCGCACGAGCCGCCGACCGCCCAGGTCGTCCCGGACCGGGAGGCGGCCCTCGCGGTCTGCGCCGACGTCCACACGACGTATCTGCGGGAGGGCTGGGGGCCCGCGATGGCCAAGTTCCTCGCGCTGACGAGCCGGAAGGGCGAGTTCCCGGCGGACTGGGCCGAGGAGCCCGCCCCCGACCCGGCCGCGTTCGGCCTGCCGGCCGAGGACGACGGCTCGCGCGGCGACCCGCTGCTCGGGCAGAACATGCGCGGCTGCACCTCCTACCGCCCCGACTTCACCGCCCTGCGCACCGCGCCGACCCGGATCGTCGTCGCCGCGGGGAAGGAGTCCGAGGCCACGTTCGCCGCGCGCGCCGCCCTCGCCGTCGCCGAGGGCCTCGGCACCCCGCTCGCCGTCTTCCCGAGCCACCACGGCGGCTTCCTGGGCGGCGAGTTCGGGCAGCACGGTGCCCCGACGGAGTTCGCCGAGGCCCTGCGCGCCGTCCTGGACGGTGATCGGGCCTGA
- a CDS encoding DUF1648 domain-containing protein: MNRAAPRLRALAALPFALTLAAYLALLALRYDRLPDTLATHFGPDGGRADGFTGRAAFTAVGTGLLLALGAGWTLLVRRGSLWGAWATAGFTGALLVLLVRDNLDATDPALVESPLSNLLLAAATAALLALAGWGLTRLVPRDEQAGAPGLPDAPRLPLGASEVAGWTRATASRPLTALAVLALAATPVVLLLAPWPAALLGLLGLVIGLPGLALARVRVTVDRRGVTVRSALAHRPRARIPLDEVTGASARDLDTAAVLAEFGGWGYRVRAHRTGVIVRGGETLVVRRSGGREFAVTVPDARTAAALLNTLAERHGKV; this comes from the coding sequence ATGAACCGCGCCGCACCCCGTCTCCGCGCGCTCGCCGCGCTCCCCTTCGCGCTCACCCTCGCCGCCTACCTGGCGCTCCTCGCCCTCCGGTACGACCGGCTGCCCGACACCCTCGCCACCCACTTCGGCCCCGACGGCGGCCGCGCCGACGGCTTCACCGGCCGCGCCGCCTTCACCGCCGTCGGCACCGGCCTGCTCCTCGCGCTCGGCGCCGGCTGGACCCTCCTGGTCCGCCGCGGCTCCCTCTGGGGCGCCTGGGCGACCGCCGGCTTCACCGGCGCCCTGCTCGTCCTCCTCGTACGGGACAACCTGGACGCCACCGATCCCGCGCTGGTCGAGTCCCCCCTCAGCAACCTCCTGCTCGCGGCGGCCACCGCCGCCCTGCTCGCCCTCGCGGGGTGGGGACTGACCCGGCTCGTCCCCCGCGACGAACAGGCCGGGGCCCCCGGCCTGCCCGACGCCCCCCGCCTCCCGCTCGGCGCGAGCGAGGTCGCCGGCTGGACCCGTGCCACCGCCTCCCGGCCGCTCACCGCCCTCGCGGTGCTCGCCCTCGCCGCCACCCCGGTCGTCCTGCTCCTCGCGCCCTGGCCGGCCGCCCTGCTCGGCCTCCTCGGCCTCGTCATCGGCCTCCCGGGGCTCGCCCTCGCCCGGGTCAGGGTCACCGTCGACCGGCGCGGCGTCACCGTGCGCTCCGCGCTGGCCCATCGGCCCCGCGCCCGGATCCCGCTCGACGAGGTCACGGGCGCGAGCGCCCGGGACCTCGACACGGCGGCCGTCCTCGCCGAGTTCGGCGGCTGGGGCTACCGGGTCCGGGCCCACCGCACGGGCGTGATCGTCCGGGGCGGCGAGACCCTCGTCGTACGGCGCTCCGGCGGCCGGGAGTTCGCCGTCACCGTGCCCGACGCGCGGACCGCCGCCGCCCTCCTCAACACGCTCGCCGAGCGGCATGGGAAGGTCTGA
- a CDS encoding GntR family transcriptional regulator, which translates to MLFRVDPASAVPLGDQIAACVRGALADGSAAPGERLPAARELADSLGVNVHTVLRGYQRLREEGLIELRRGRGALIVPGATAPDRARLVSRLREAAAEARELGLTDEEFMDLARTSLG; encoded by the coding sequence GTGCTCTTCCGTGTCGACCCGGCCTCCGCCGTGCCCCTCGGCGACCAGATCGCCGCCTGCGTCCGGGGCGCCCTCGCCGACGGCTCAGCGGCCCCCGGCGAGCGCCTCCCGGCCGCCCGGGAACTCGCCGACTCCCTCGGCGTCAACGTCCACACCGTCCTCCGCGGCTACCAGCGGCTCCGCGAGGAGGGCCTGATCGAGCTCCGCCGGGGCCGGGGCGCCCTGATCGTCCCCGGCGCCACCGCCCCCGACCGAGCCCGCCTCGTCTCCCGCCTCCGCGAGGCGGCGGCCGAGGCCCGCGAACTGGGCCTCACAGACGAGGAGTTCATGGACCTGGCCCGTACGAGCCTCGGCTAG
- a CDS encoding D-2-hydroxyacid dehydrogenase family protein, with product MKLRCAVLDDYQGVALSSADWSPLADRVDVRVLREHLTDRDALVAAVEDCEILVVMRERTPVDAGLLARLPRLRLLITSGMRNASIDLAACRARGVTVCGTASSSEPPTELTWALLLGLARHVPAEARALREGGPWQSTVGADLAGRTLGLVGLGKIGARVARIGLAFGMDVTAWSPNLTEERAAEHGVRLAKDKRDLFAGSDFVSLHMVLSDRTRGMVGEPELRAMRPSAHLVNTSRAGLVDGGALLRALREGWIAGAGLDVYETEPLPADDPLRTLPNVLALPHLGYVTEGNYGRYFGQAVEDVEAFLAGAPVRELS from the coding sequence ATGAAGCTGCGCTGCGCCGTACTCGACGACTACCAGGGCGTCGCCCTCTCCTCCGCCGACTGGAGCCCGCTCGCGGACCGCGTGGACGTCCGCGTGCTGCGCGAGCACCTCACCGACCGGGACGCGCTCGTCGCCGCCGTCGAGGACTGCGAGATCCTCGTGGTCATGCGCGAGCGGACCCCGGTCGACGCCGGACTCCTCGCCCGCCTCCCCCGGCTGCGGCTCCTGATCACCTCCGGGATGCGCAACGCCTCGATCGACCTCGCGGCCTGCCGGGCGCGGGGCGTCACCGTCTGCGGCACCGCCAGCAGTTCCGAGCCGCCCACCGAACTGACCTGGGCGCTCCTCCTGGGCCTCGCCCGGCACGTACCGGCGGAGGCGCGGGCGCTGCGCGAGGGCGGACCGTGGCAGTCGACCGTCGGAGCCGACCTCGCCGGCCGGACGCTCGGCCTCGTCGGTCTCGGCAAGATCGGCGCCCGGGTGGCCCGGATCGGTCTCGCCTTCGGCATGGACGTGACCGCCTGGAGCCCGAACCTGACGGAGGAGCGGGCCGCCGAACACGGCGTGCGGCTCGCGAAGGACAAGCGGGACCTGTTCGCCGGCAGCGACTTCGTCTCGCTGCACATGGTGCTGTCCGACCGCACCCGGGGCATGGTCGGGGAGCCGGAGCTGCGGGCGATGCGCCCGTCCGCGCACCTCGTCAACACCTCACGGGCGGGTCTCGTCGACGGCGGGGCGCTGCTGCGGGCGCTGCGCGAGGGCTGGATCGCGGGGGCTGGCCTCGACGTGTACGAGACGGAGCCACTGCCCGCCGACGACCCGTTGCGGACGCTGCCGAACGTCCTGGCCCTCCCCCATCTGGGCTATGTGACGGAGGGCAACTACGGGCGCTACTTCGGCCAGGCGGTCGAGGACGTCGAGGCCTTCCTGGCGGGGGCGCCGGTCCGCGAGCTGTCCTGA
- a CDS encoding threonine/serine exporter family protein has product MTPPSAGEARGGTPPSGGAARGEIPPSGSAARGGGAPGGVDADALHDFLRELTRFTLTFSGEGAEGVARGVRGVARAYGARAETVLVADGAVLSVTVGGRALTSTVTAFPDVARLDRAVVLKEFVERVRDTRPALPEAAAGLRRIETLPAAVPRWARGVGIVLFSVGFAPAVQPTWYEIASTALLAALVAALTVLSDRRPRLARVLPLLAAVLVSLVTLGLLQPGHGHGGPVLIMLPALFFFVPGDLLSAATAELVGGFLTTGAVRLLYALVLLLQLYVGVLLGVAVTGTPTGALFDTAQDADLSRWVLVASWAVFTVGLVLAFGVPWRAAGWVTALVYLSLGVQAAGTALVGEVAGTFVAAMALAVAADLLSRPAGRPPRLVLFLGGFFTLTVGSLGLRALTSLVGGHILHGFHDLMDFVTIVTTIAVGLLAGAALVPARGDQD; this is encoded by the coding sequence GCCCTCCACGACTTCCTGCGTGAACTGACCCGGTTCACGCTGACGTTCAGCGGGGAGGGCGCCGAAGGCGTCGCCCGGGGCGTCCGGGGCGTCGCCCGGGCCTACGGCGCGCGGGCCGAGACGGTGCTCGTCGCCGACGGCGCCGTGCTCTCCGTGACCGTCGGGGGCCGCGCCCTCACCTCGACCGTCACCGCCTTCCCCGACGTCGCCCGGCTCGACCGGGCGGTCGTCCTCAAGGAGTTCGTCGAGCGCGTACGGGACACCCGGCCGGCCCTTCCCGAGGCGGCTGCCGGTCTGCGCCGGATCGAGACCCTGCCGGCCGCGGTGCCGCGCTGGGCCCGTGGCGTGGGCATCGTGCTGTTCTCCGTCGGGTTCGCGCCGGCCGTCCAGCCGACCTGGTACGAGATCGCCAGCACCGCCCTCCTCGCCGCCCTGGTCGCGGCGCTGACCGTCCTGTCGGACCGGCGGCCGCGCCTCGCCCGCGTCCTGCCGCTGCTCGCCGCCGTCCTGGTCTCCCTCGTGACCCTGGGCCTGCTCCAGCCGGGCCACGGCCACGGCGGCCCGGTGCTGATCATGCTTCCGGCGCTGTTCTTCTTCGTGCCCGGCGACCTGCTCAGCGCGGCCACCGCCGAACTCGTCGGCGGCTTCCTGACGACCGGCGCCGTCCGCCTCCTCTACGCCCTCGTCCTGCTCCTCCAGCTGTACGTGGGCGTGCTCCTCGGCGTGGCCGTCACCGGCACGCCGACCGGGGCGCTCTTCGACACCGCGCAGGACGCCGACCTCTCCCGGTGGGTGCTGGTCGCGAGCTGGGCCGTCTTCACGGTGGGCCTGGTCCTCGCCTTCGGGGTGCCGTGGCGGGCCGCGGGCTGGGTGACCGCCCTGGTCTATCTGTCGCTCGGCGTGCAGGCGGCGGGCACGGCCCTGGTCGGGGAGGTCGCCGGCACCTTCGTCGCCGCCATGGCCCTCGCCGTCGCGGCGGACCTGCTGTCCCGGCCGGCCGGGCGCCCGCCCCGGCTCGTCCTCTTCCTGGGCGGCTTCTTCACCCTCACCGTCGGTTCGCTGGGCCTGCGGGCGCTCACCTCCCTGGTGGGCGGTCACATCCTGCACGGCTTCCACGACCTCATGGACTTCGTCACGATCGTCACGACGATCGCGGTCGGGCTCCTCGCGGGCGCGGCGCTCGTACCGGCGCGGGGCGATCAGGACTGA